Proteins from a single region of Salipiger sp. H15:
- the cbbX gene encoding CbbX protein: MTETPQTAPDTVAAATPAPARPATVDLAAAFEESGVREVLAELDAAMIGLAPVKARIRETAALLLVDKARRQMGLATETPTLHMSFTGNPGTGKTTVALKMADLLHRLGYVRKGHLVTVTRDDLVGQYIGHTAPKTKEVLKKAMGGVLFIDEAYYLYRPENERDYGQEAIEILLQVMENNRDDLVVILAGYADRMDRFFESNPGFRSRIAHHIEFPDYSDDELLRIAGIMLGAQNYGFDAPARAAMAEYIAARRHQPHFANARSIRNALDRARLRQANRLFNEAKGPLGAEELSTITEADLRGSRVFRGGLGSDRRLQQAAE, encoded by the coding sequence ATGACCGAGACCCCGCAGACCGCCCCCGACACCGTGGCCGCAGCCACCCCGGCCCCCGCGCGCCCCGCCACCGTCGACCTTGCCGCCGCCTTCGAGGAAAGCGGCGTGCGCGAGGTGCTGGCCGAGCTCGACGCGGCGATGATCGGCCTCGCCCCGGTCAAGGCGCGCATCCGCGAGACCGCCGCGCTGCTCCTCGTGGACAAGGCGCGCCGGCAGATGGGCCTCGCCACCGAGACGCCGACCCTGCACATGTCCTTCACCGGCAACCCCGGCACCGGCAAGACCACCGTGGCGCTGAAGATGGCCGACCTGCTCCACCGGCTCGGCTACGTGCGCAAGGGCCACCTCGTCACCGTCACCCGCGACGATCTCGTCGGCCAGTACATCGGCCACACCGCCCCCAAGACCAAGGAGGTGCTGAAGAAGGCCATGGGCGGCGTGCTCTTCATCGACGAGGCCTATTACCTCTACCGCCCCGAGAACGAGCGCGACTACGGCCAGGAGGCGATCGAGATCCTGCTGCAGGTGATGGAGAACAACCGCGACGACCTCGTGGTGATCCTCGCCGGCTACGCCGACCGCATGGACCGCTTCTTCGAGAGCAACCCCGGCTTCCGCTCGCGCATCGCCCATCACATCGAGTTCCCCGACTACAGCGACGACGAGCTCCTGCGCATCGCCGGGATTATGCTCGGCGCGCAGAACTACGGCTTCGACGCGCCCGCCCGCGCCGCCATGGCCGAGTACATCGCCGCCCGCCGCCACCAGCCGCATTTCGCCAATGCCCGCTCGATCCGCAACGCGCTCGACCGCGCCCGGCTGCGCCAGGCCAACCGGCTCTTCAACGAGGCGAAGGGCCCGCTCGGCGCCGAGGAGCTCTCGACCATCACCGAGGCCGACCTGCGCGGCTCGCGCGTGTTCCGCGGCGGGCTGGGCAGTGACCGCCGCCTGCAACAGGCGGCCGAATGA
- a CDS encoding thioredoxin family protein, translated as MPVSPPVCDFGWVAPGFSLPGTDGRTYGLEDIRGPKGTLVMFICNHCPYVLAVLDRILRDARDLQQQGIGVVAISSNDAQSYPADSFVNMRKMAREKDFPFPYLHDESQQVARAYGAACTPDFFGFDAHLGLQYRGRLDASRKEAAPGDTRRDLYEAMLQVARTGAGPIEQIPSMGCSIKWKAA; from the coding sequence ATGCCCGTCTCTCCGCCCGTCTGCGATTTCGGCTGGGTCGCGCCCGGCTTCTCCCTGCCCGGCACCGACGGCAGGACCTACGGCCTCGAGGACATCCGGGGCCCGAAGGGCACGCTGGTCATGTTCATCTGCAACCACTGCCCCTACGTGCTGGCGGTTCTGGATCGCATCCTGCGCGACGCGCGCGATCTGCAGCAACAGGGCATCGGCGTCGTCGCGATCAGTTCCAACGACGCGCAAAGCTACCCCGCCGACAGTTTCGTGAACATGCGGAAGATGGCGCGGGAGAAGGACTTTCCCTTCCCCTATCTCCATGACGAGAGCCAGCAGGTCGCCCGTGCCTACGGCGCCGCCTGCACCCCGGACTTCTTCGGCTTCGACGCTCACCTCGGGCTTCAGTACCGCGGCCGGCTCGACGCCTCGCGCAAGGAGGCCGCGCCCGGGGACACCCGCCGCGACCTCTACGAGGCGATGCTTCAGGTGGCCCGCACCGGCGCCGGTCCGATCGAGCAGATCCCCTCCATGGGCTGCTCGATCAAGTGGAAAGCCGCCTGA
- the gap gene encoding type I glyceraldehyde-3-phosphate dehydrogenase, giving the protein MTVRVAISGFGRIGRNVLRAIVEQGRTDIEVVAINDLGPVETNAHLLRYDSVHGRFPGEVTVSGSTIDLGRGPIEVTALRNPAELPWDGVDVALECTGLFTDRDKAALHLQNGSKRVLVSAPASGADKTVVYGVNHRELRPEHVVVSNASCTTNCLSPVAKALNDAIGIEKGFMTTIHSYTGDQPTLDTMHKDLYRARAAALSMIPTSTGAAKAVGLVLPELNGRLDGVAIRVPTPNVSVVDLVFEAARDTTAEEVNAAIRAAADGPLRGVLGYTDRPNVSTDFNHDPHSSVFHMDQTRVMAGRMVRILSWYDNEWGFSNRMADTAVAMGKLIGAEASASLQDA; this is encoded by the coding sequence ATGACAGTCAGGGTTGCCATAAGCGGCTTCGGCCGTATCGGGAGAAACGTGCTCCGCGCCATCGTGGAACAGGGCCGCACCGACATCGAGGTGGTCGCGATCAACGACCTCGGACCGGTCGAGACCAACGCCCACCTGCTGCGCTACGACAGCGTGCACGGCCGCTTCCCCGGCGAGGTGACGGTCAGCGGCAGCACCATCGACCTAGGCCGCGGTCCGATCGAGGTGACCGCGCTGCGCAATCCCGCCGAACTGCCCTGGGACGGCGTCGACGTGGCGCTCGAATGCACCGGGCTCTTCACCGACCGCGACAAGGCGGCGCTGCACCTGCAGAACGGCTCGAAGCGCGTGCTGGTCTCGGCCCCCGCCTCGGGCGCGGACAAGACCGTGGTCTACGGCGTCAACCACCGCGAGCTGCGCCCCGAGCACGTCGTCGTCTCGAACGCCTCCTGCACCACCAACTGCCTCTCACCCGTCGCCAAGGCCCTCAACGACGCCATAGGCATCGAAAAGGGCTTCATGACCACGATCCACAGCTACACCGGCGACCAGCCGACGCTCGACACGATGCACAAGGACCTCTACCGCGCCCGCGCCGCGGCGCTGTCGATGATCCCCACCAGCACCGGCGCCGCCAAGGCGGTGGGCCTCGTGCTGCCGGAACTCAACGGCCGGCTCGACGGGGTGGCGATCCGGGTGCCGACGCCGAACGTCTCGGTGGTCGACCTCGTCTTCGAGGCCGCCCGCGACACCACCGCCGAAGAAGTCAACGCCGCGATCCGCGCCGCCGCCGACGGGCCGCTCAGGGGCGTGCTCGGCTACACCGACCGGCCCAACGTCTCGACTGACTTCAACCACGACCCGCACAGCTCGGTGTTCCACATGGACCAGACCCGCGTCATGGCCGGGCGGATGGTGCGGATCCTGTCTTGGTACGACAACGAATGGGGCTTCTCCAACCGCATGGCGGACACCGCCGTGGCGATGGGCAAGCTCATCGGCGCCGAGGCCTCCGCCTCGCTGCAAGACGCCTGA
- a CDS encoding ribulose bisphosphate carboxylase small subunit yields MRLRQGQFSFLPDLTDDDIHAQAQYAIDKGWAVSVEYTDDPHPRNTYWEMWGHPMFDNRDAAAVVFEVNECRKEHGGKYIRVIAFDSTAGWESIRMSFIVNRPADEPGFRVVRQEGEGRIVRYTIESYAMREPEGRRYA; encoded by the coding sequence ATGCGCCTGAGACAAGGACAGTTCAGCTTCCTGCCCGACCTGACGGATGACGACATCCACGCGCAGGCCCAATACGCCATCGACAAGGGCTGGGCCGTGTCGGTCGAGTACACCGACGATCCGCACCCGAGGAACACCTACTGGGAGATGTGGGGCCACCCGATGTTCGACAACCGCGACGCCGCCGCCGTGGTCTTCGAGGTCAATGAGTGCCGCAAGGAGCATGGCGGGAAATACATCCGCGTCATCGCCTTCGACAGCACCGCCGGCTGGGAGTCGATCCGCATGAGCTTCATCGTGAACCGTCCCGCCGACGAGCCCGGCTTCCGCGTCGTGCGGCAGGAGGGCGAGGGCCGGATCGTGCGCTACACGATCGAGAGCTACGCCATGCGCGAACCCGAGGGCCGCCGCTACGCCTGA
- the tkt gene encoding transketolase: MNVQTKVTATEDLMANAIRVLTMDAVQQANSGHPGAPMGMADVAAVLFNRFITLDPKNDRWPDRDRFVMSAGHGSMLVYAIHHLLGYDDMPMDEIRRFRQLGSRTAGHPEYGHAKGIETTTGPLGQGISTAVGMALAERMLNARFGDALVDHYTYVISGDGCLMEGISHEAIDLAGHLSLSRLILFWDDNRITIDGSTGLSTSTDQQARFRAAGWHVQAVDGHDKEAIAAAIEMARADDRPSMIACRTIIGYGAPNKQGSHDVHGAPLGAEEIAAAREVLDWSLPAFDIPPEVTAAWRAVAARGGEARRAWLRRLGDDPQAEAFRATFAPVDRAALDAAICAYKHRLSQDAPKVATRKASEMALEVVNGTLPNTVGGSADLTGSNNTRTKGMRAVTAADYAGDYIHYGIREHGMAAAMNGIALHGGLKPYGGTFLAFADYCRPAMRLSALMGVPVAYVMTHDSIGLGEDGPTHQPVETIASLRAMPNMLVFRPADAVETAEAWALAMEQDSTPSVLCLSRQNLPTVRTRHVEANLTARGVYVLKEAPKRDVTLIATGSEVELALAAAEALASEGIQAAVVSAPCFELFEEQAPDYRAEVLGEAPRIGIEAAIRQGWCQLLRPGDGFVGMTSFGASAPAPELYRHFGITAEAVTRLAKNLQ, translated from the coding sequence ATGAACGTTCAGACCAAGGTGACCGCCACCGAGGACCTCATGGCCAATGCCATCCGGGTGCTCACCATGGACGCGGTGCAGCAGGCGAACTCGGGCCATCCTGGCGCCCCGATGGGCATGGCCGACGTGGCGGCGGTGCTGTTCAACCGCTTCATCACGCTCGACCCGAAGAACGACCGCTGGCCCGACCGCGACCGCTTCGTGATGAGCGCCGGGCACGGCTCGATGCTGGTCTACGCGATCCACCACCTGCTCGGCTACGACGACATGCCGATGGACGAGATCCGGCGCTTCCGCCAGCTTGGATCGCGCACCGCGGGCCACCCGGAATACGGCCATGCAAAGGGCATCGAGACCACCACCGGCCCGCTCGGACAGGGCATCTCGACCGCCGTCGGCATGGCGCTGGCCGAGCGGATGCTGAACGCCCGCTTCGGCGACGCGCTGGTGGATCACTACACCTATGTCATCTCCGGCGACGGCTGCCTGATGGAGGGGATCAGCCACGAGGCGATCGACCTTGCCGGCCACCTGAGCCTGTCGCGGCTGATCCTCTTCTGGGACGACAACCGCATCACCATCGACGGCAGCACCGGGCTTTCCACCTCGACCGACCAGCAGGCGCGGTTCCGCGCCGCGGGTTGGCACGTGCAGGCCGTCGACGGCCACGACAAGGAGGCCATCGCCGCCGCCATCGAGATGGCCCGCGCCGACGACCGCCCCTCGATGATCGCCTGCAGGACGATCATCGGCTACGGCGCGCCCAACAAGCAGGGCTCGCATGACGTGCATGGCGCCCCGCTGGGCGCCGAAGAGATCGCCGCCGCCCGCGAGGTGCTCGACTGGTCCCTCCCGGCCTTCGACATCCCGCCCGAGGTCACCGCCGCCTGGCGTGCCGTGGCCGCGCGTGGTGGCGAGGCGCGGCGGGCCTGGCTCCGCCGGCTCGGGGATGACCCGCAGGCCGAGGCCTTCCGCGCCACCTTTGCCCCCGTCGACCGCGCCGCGCTCGACGCCGCCATCTGCGCCTACAAGCACCGGCTCTCGCAGGACGCGCCCAAGGTCGCCACCCGCAAGGCCAGCGAGATGGCGCTCGAGGTGGTCAACGGCACGCTGCCCAACACGGTCGGCGGCTCGGCGGACCTGACCGGCTCGAACAACACCCGCACCAAGGGGATGCGCGCGGTGACTGCCGCCGACTACGCGGGCGACTACATCCACTACGGCATCCGCGAGCATGGCATGGCCGCGGCGATGAACGGCATCGCGCTGCATGGCGGGCTGAAGCCCTACGGCGGCACTTTCCTCGCCTTCGCCGACTACTGCCGCCCGGCGATGCGCCTCTCGGCCCTGATGGGCGTGCCGGTCGCCTACGTGATGACCCATGACAGCATCGGCCTCGGCGAGGATGGGCCCACGCACCAGCCGGTCGAGACCATCGCCAGCCTGCGGGCCATGCCGAACATGCTGGTCTTCCGCCCCGCCGACGCGGTCGAGACCGCCGAGGCCTGGGCGCTGGCGATGGAGCAGGACAGCACCCCCTCGGTGCTGTGCCTGTCGCGGCAGAACCTGCCGACGGTGCGCACCCGCCATGTCGAGGCCAACCTCACCGCCCGCGGCGTCTACGTGCTGAAGGAGGCGCCGAAGCGCGACGTGACGCTGATCGCCACCGGCTCGGAGGTCGAGCTGGCACTCGCCGCCGCCGAGGCGCTGGCAAGCGAAGGCATCCAGGCCGCCGTCGTCTCCGCCCCCTGCTTCGAGCTCTTCGAAGAGCAGGCGCCCGACTACCGCGCCGAGGTGCTTGGCGAGGCCCCGCGCATCGGCATCGAGGCCGCCATCCGGCAGGGCTGGTGCCAGCTCCTGCGCCCCGGGGACGGCTTCGTCGGCATGACCAGCTTTGGTGCCTCGGCGCCCGCACCCGAGCTCTACCGCCATTTCGGCATCACCGCGGAGGCGGTCACCCGCCTCGCCAAGAACCTGCAATAG
- a CDS encoding phosphoribulokinase encodes MSKKHPIISVTGSSGAGTTTVKTTFDQIFRREGITAVSIEGDAFHRYNRADMKAELDARKAAGDETFSHFSFDANELGELESIFRGYGETGTGRTRHYVHDDDEAARWGTAPGTFTDWESFDEGSDLLFYEGLHGAVANDEVNLAALADLKIGVVPVINLEWIQKIHRDKASRGYTTEAVTDTILRRMHAYVHCICPQFIQTDVNFQRVPVVDTSDPFIARWIPTADESLVVIRFRNPRGIDFPYLTSMIQNSWMSRANSIVIPGGKMDLAMQLIFTPMVQRLVTESKRA; translated from the coding sequence ATGAGCAAGAAGCACCCCATCATCTCCGTCACCGGCTCCTCGGGCGCCGGCACGACCACGGTCAAGACGACCTTCGACCAGATCTTCCGGCGCGAGGGGATCACCGCGGTGAGCATCGAGGGCGACGCCTTCCACCGCTACAACCGCGCCGACATGAAGGCCGAGCTCGATGCCCGCAAGGCCGCCGGGGACGAGACCTTCTCGCATTTCTCCTTCGACGCCAACGAGCTCGGCGAGCTCGAGAGCATCTTCCGCGGCTATGGCGAGACCGGCACCGGCCGCACCCGCCACTACGTGCACGACGACGACGAGGCGGCGCGCTGGGGCACCGCCCCCGGCACCTTCACCGACTGGGAAAGCTTCGACGAGGGCAGCGACCTGCTCTTCTACGAGGGTCTGCACGGCGCGGTGGCCAATGACGAGGTGAACCTCGCGGCGCTGGCGGACCTCAAGATCGGCGTGGTGCCGGTCATCAACCTCGAGTGGATCCAGAAGATCCACCGCGACAAGGCCAGCCGCGGCTACACCACCGAGGCGGTCACCGACACGATCCTGCGCCGGATGCACGCCTACGTGCACTGCATCTGCCCGCAGTTCATCCAGACTGACGTGAACTTCCAGCGCGTGCCGGTGGTCGACACCTCGGACCCGTTCATCGCCCGCTGGATCCCCACCGCCGACGAGAGCCTGGTGGTGATCCGCTTCCGCAACCCGAGGGGGATCGATTTTCCCTACCTCACCTCGATGATCCAGAACAGCTGGATGAGCCGCGCCAATTCCATCGTGATCCCCGGCGGCAAGATGGATCTCGCGATGCAGCTGATCTTCACGCCCATGGTCCAGCGCCTCGTCACCGAGAGCAAGCGCGCCTGA
- the fba gene encoding class II fructose-bisphosphate aldolase (catalyzes the reversible aldol condensation of dihydroxyacetonephosphate and glyceraldehyde 3-phosphate in the Calvin cycle, glycolysis, and/or gluconeogenesis), producing the protein MALITLRQLLDHAAEQGYGVPAFNINNMEQGLAILRAAEACDAPVILQASRGARSYAGDIMLRHMVEALSEMFPRNPIVLHQDHGNNDATCLSAIRHGFTSVMMDGSLEEDMKTPASYDYNVEITARVTRAAHAVGASVEGELGVLGSLETGEAAAEDGSGAEGKLDHSQLLTDPEQAVDFVLATQCDALAIACGTSHGAYKFTRAPDGDILSMKTIAAIHEKLPDTHLVMHGSSSVPQHLQDLINQSGGHMPQTYGVPVEEIERGIRMGVRKVNIDTDCRMAMTGQFRKVAMDKPEEFDPRKFMIPAMKELEALCTDRFERFGTAGQAGRITPISLDDMARRYASGALAPRIAADRAA; encoded by the coding sequence ATGGCACTCATCACCTTGAGACAGCTTCTCGACCACGCCGCCGAACAGGGCTACGGCGTGCCCGCCTTCAACATCAACAACATGGAACAGGGGCTCGCGATCCTGCGCGCGGCCGAGGCCTGCGATGCGCCGGTGATCCTGCAGGCGAGCCGCGGCGCGCGCAGCTACGCCGGTGACATCATGCTGCGCCACATGGTCGAGGCGCTCTCGGAGATGTTCCCGCGCAACCCGATCGTGCTGCACCAGGACCACGGCAACAACGACGCCACCTGCCTCTCGGCGATCCGCCACGGCTTCACCTCGGTGATGATGGACGGCTCGCTCGAGGAGGACATGAAGACCCCGGCCTCCTACGACTACAACGTCGAGATCACCGCCCGCGTCACCCGCGCCGCCCATGCGGTCGGCGCCAGCGTCGAGGGGGAACTGGGCGTGCTCGGCTCGCTCGAGACCGGCGAGGCGGCGGCCGAGGACGGCTCGGGCGCGGAAGGCAAGCTCGACCATTCGCAGCTGCTGACCGATCCCGAGCAGGCGGTGGACTTCGTGCTTGCCACGCAATGCGACGCGCTCGCCATCGCCTGCGGCACCAGCCACGGCGCCTACAAGTTCACCCGCGCGCCCGACGGCGACATCCTTTCGATGAAGACCATCGCCGCGATCCACGAGAAGCTGCCCGACACGCATCTGGTGATGCACGGCTCGAGCTCGGTGCCGCAGCACCTGCAGGATCTCATCAACCAGAGCGGCGGGCACATGCCGCAGACCTACGGCGTGCCCGTCGAGGAGATCGAGCGCGGCATCCGCATGGGCGTGCGCAAGGTGAACATCGACACCGACTGCCGCATGGCGATGACCGGGCAGTTCCGCAAGGTGGCGATGGACAAGCCCGAGGAGTTCGACCCGCGCAAGTTCATGATCCCGGCGATGAAGGAACTCGAGGCGCTCTGCACCGACCGCTTCGAGCGCTTCGGCACCGCCGGGCAGGCCGGCAGGATCACCCCGATCAGCCTCGACGACATGGCCCGCCGCTACGCCAGCGGCGCGCTCGCCCCCCGCATCGCCGCCGACCGCGCGGCCTGA
- a CDS encoding class 1 fructose-bisphosphatase: protein MTDTQAFPAEAPIPAVLRPALEALGRVSRDLARRIARGPLAGQMAAHVGANADGDAQKALDVLADEAFAAAMRGTGVRWYASEERDEALLIDPEGTLALAIDPLDGSSNIETNVSIGTIFSLRAARETGAETFLRPGHEQLAAGYVIYGPQVMLMLSFGDRLQHHILDPETGRFTLLGDAVTVDGASTEFAINASNYRHWSKPIRAYIDDCLAGAEGPRACNFNMRWIASLVAETHRILMRGGLFLYPSDARPGYEAGRLRMVYECAPIALLIEAAQGRATDGTTRILDLIPETLHARTPFVFGSAGKVDHVAAYHDLPDQEVSALFGNRGLFRA from the coding sequence ATGACCGACACCCAAGCTTTCCCCGCGGAGGCGCCGATCCCGGCTGTCCTGCGCCCGGCGCTCGAAGCCCTTGGCCGGGTTTCCCGCGACCTTGCCCGAAGGATCGCCCGCGGCCCGCTGGCAGGGCAGATGGCCGCCCATGTCGGCGCCAACGCCGACGGCGACGCGCAGAAGGCGCTCGACGTGCTCGCCGACGAGGCCTTCGCCGCCGCGATGCGCGGCACCGGCGTGCGCTGGTACGCCTCGGAAGAGCGCGACGAGGCGCTGCTCATCGATCCCGAGGGCACGCTGGCGCTGGCCATCGACCCGCTCGACGGTTCTTCCAACATCGAGACCAATGTCTCCATCGGCACGATCTTCTCCCTCCGTGCCGCCCGCGAGACCGGGGCGGAGACCTTCCTCCGCCCCGGGCATGAACAACTGGCCGCCGGCTACGTGATCTACGGCCCGCAGGTGATGCTGATGCTGAGCTTCGGCGACCGGCTGCAGCACCACATCCTCGACCCCGAGACCGGGCGTTTCACCCTGCTCGGCGATGCCGTCACCGTCGACGGCGCCAGCACCGAGTTCGCGATCAACGCCTCGAACTACCGGCACTGGTCGAAGCCGATCCGCGCCTATATCGACGATTGCCTCGCCGGGGCCGAGGGGCCGCGCGCCTGCAACTTCAACATGCGCTGGATCGCCTCGCTGGTCGCCGAGACCCACCGCATCCTGATGCGCGGCGGGCTGTTTCTCTACCCGTCCGACGCCCGCCCCGGCTACGAGGCCGGCCGGCTGCGCATGGTCTACGAATGCGCCCCGATCGCGCTCTTGATCGAGGCAGCGCAGGGCCGCGCCACCGACGGCACCACCCGCATCCTCGACCTGATCCCCGAGACGCTGCACGCCCGCACGCCCTTCGTCTTCGGCTCGGCGGGCAAGGTCGACCACGTCGCCGCCTACCACGACCTGCCCGACCAGGAGGTCTCTGCCCTCTTCGGCAACCGCGGCCTGTTCCGCGCCTGA
- a CDS encoding form I ribulose bisphosphate carboxylase large subunit: protein MNDMSTVTDAKKRYAAGVMKYAQMGYWEPDYTPGDTDIIALFRITPQEGVDPVEAAAAVAGESSTATWTVVWTDRLTACEKYRAKAYRVDPVPNSEGEFFAYIAYDLDLFEPGSIANLTASIIGNVFGFKPLKALRLEDMRLPVAYVKTFQGPATGIVVERERLNAYGRPLLGATVKPKLGLSGRNYGRVVYEALKGGLDFTKDDENINSQPFMHWRDRFLYCMEAVNRASAATGEVKGTYLNVTAGTMEEMYARAEFAKSLGSVIVMIDLVIGYTAIQSMAKWARDNDMILHLHRAGHSTYTRQRSHGVSFRVIAKWMRLAGVDHLHAGTVVGKLEGDPATTKGFYDIFREERNPMALENGIFFDQDWASLNKMMPVASGGIHAGQMHQLLTYLGEDVVLQFGGGTIGHPHGIEAGATANRVALEAMVFARNAGRDIWNEGPDILRDAARTCTPLKQALDTWKDVSFNYASTDAPDFAPTPEVSA, encoded by the coding sequence ATGAACGACATGTCCACAGTCACCGACGCCAAGAAGCGCTACGCCGCCGGCGTGATGAAATACGCCCAGATGGGCTACTGGGAGCCGGACTACACCCCCGGCGACACCGACATCATCGCGCTCTTCCGGATCACCCCGCAGGAGGGCGTGGACCCGGTCGAGGCCGCCGCCGCGGTCGCCGGCGAGAGCTCCACCGCCACCTGGACCGTGGTCTGGACCGACCGGCTCACCGCCTGCGAGAAGTACCGCGCCAAGGCCTACCGCGTCGATCCGGTGCCGAATTCCGAGGGCGAGTTCTTCGCCTACATCGCCTACGACCTCGACCTCTTCGAGCCGGGCAGCATCGCCAACCTCACCGCCTCGATCATCGGCAACGTCTTCGGCTTCAAGCCGCTGAAGGCGCTGCGCCTCGAGGACATGCGCCTGCCGGTCGCCTACGTGAAGACCTTCCAGGGCCCTGCCACCGGCATCGTGGTCGAGCGCGAGCGGCTCAACGCCTACGGCCGCCCGCTGCTGGGTGCCACCGTCAAGCCCAAGCTCGGCCTCTCGGGCCGCAACTACGGCCGCGTCGTCTACGAGGCGCTGAAGGGCGGGCTCGACTTCACCAAGGACGACGAGAACATCAACTCGCAACCCTTCATGCACTGGCGCGACCGCTTCCTCTACTGCATGGAGGCGGTGAACCGCGCCTCGGCCGCCACCGGCGAGGTGAAGGGCACCTACCTCAACGTGACCGCCGGCACGATGGAGGAGATGTACGCCCGCGCCGAGTTCGCCAAGTCGCTGGGCAGCGTCATCGTCATGATCGACCTCGTCATCGGCTACACCGCGATCCAGTCCATGGCGAAATGGGCGCGCGACAACGACATGATCCTGCACCTGCACCGCGCCGGGCACTCGACCTACACCCGCCAGCGCAGCCACGGGGTCAGCTTCCGCGTCATCGCCAAGTGGATGCGCCTTGCCGGGGTCGACCACCTGCACGCGGGCACGGTCGTCGGCAAGCTCGAGGGCGATCCCGCCACCACCAAGGGTTTCTACGACATCTTCCGCGAGGAGCGGAACCCGATGGCGCTCGAGAACGGCATCTTCTTCGACCAGGACTGGGCCTCGCTCAACAAGATGATGCCGGTCGCCTCGGGCGGCATCCACGCCGGGCAGATGCACCAGCTGCTGACCTATCTCGGCGAGGACGTGGTGCTGCAGTTCGGCGGCGGCACGATCGGCCACCCGCACGGGATCGAGGCCGGGGCCACCGCCAACCGCGTCGCGCTCGAGGCGATGGTCTTCGCCCGCAACGCCGGGCGCGACATCTGGAACGAGGGGCCGGACATCCTGCGCGACGCCGCGCGCACCTGCACCCCGCTCAAGCAGGCGCTCGATACCTGGAAGGACGTCAGCTTCAACTACGCCTCCACCGACGCGCCCGACTTCGCGCCCACCCCCGAGGTCTCGGCATGA
- the rpe gene encoding ribulose-phosphate 3-epimerase, which translates to MSFDRTVKIAPSILSADFANFGAEIRAVEAQGADWIHVDVMDGHFVPNLTFGPPLVKAIRPHISTVMDVHLMIAPVDPYIEAFAEAGADVITAHLEAGAHTHRTLQAIRASGAKAGLALNPGTPVEAAAPLLDLCDLVCLMTVNPGFGGQKFIHSQVAQVRKLREMIGDREIHIEIDGGVDPSTAPLVTRAGADVLVAGSAVFRGGSVANPAPYGQNIRAIRAAATGAQDAA; encoded by the coding sequence ATGAGCTTCGACCGCACCGTGAAGATCGCCCCGTCGATCCTCTCCGCCGATTTCGCCAATTTCGGCGCCGAGATCCGCGCCGTCGAGGCGCAGGGCGCGGACTGGATCCACGTCGACGTGATGGACGGGCATTTCGTGCCCAACCTCACCTTCGGCCCGCCGCTGGTGAAGGCGATCCGCCCGCACATCTCGACCGTGATGGACGTGCACCTGATGATCGCGCCGGTGGATCCCTACATCGAGGCCTTTGCCGAGGCGGGCGCGGATGTCATCACCGCCCATCTCGAGGCCGGGGCGCACACCCACCGCACACTGCAGGCGATCCGCGCCAGCGGAGCGAAAGCCGGCCTCGCGCTCAACCCCGGCACGCCGGTCGAGGCCGCCGCGCCGCTGCTCGACCTCTGCGACCTCGTCTGCCTGATGACCGTGAACCCCGGCTTCGGCGGGCAGAAGTTCATCCACAGCCAGGTCGCGCAGGTCCGCAAGCTGCGCGAGATGATCGGTGATCGCGAGATCCACATCGAGATCGACGGCGGCGTCGATCCCTCGACCGCGCCGCTGGTGACCCGGGCCGGGGCCGACGTGCTGGTGGCGGGCTCGGCGGTGTTCCGGGGTGGATCGGTGGCCAACCCCGCCCCATATGGTCAGAACATCCGCGCCATCCGCGCCGCCGCGACCGGGGCGCAGGACGCCGCCTGA